Proteins found in one Camelus bactrianus isolate YW-2024 breed Bactrian camel chromosome X, ASM4877302v1, whole genome shotgun sequence genomic segment:
- the NR0B1 gene encoding nuclear receptor subfamily 0 group B member 1: MAGEDHQWQGSILYNMLMSAKQTHATPVAPDTRLGGACWGCSCGAEPPVGREGLPDGRAVALLYRCCFCGEDHPRQGSILYNMLTSAKQTQETPEAPEAQLGGACWGCSCGAEPPLGREGLPGGRTTVLLYRCCFCGEDHPRQGSILYSLLTSAKQTHVAPEAPEARPGSAWWDRSYCAQRLGGREELPAGRAMALLYRCCFCGEDHPRQAGILCNMPASAKQTHVAPEEQPGAPWWDPSCGAQRRVALKSPQVVCEAASAGLLKTLRFVKYLPCFQVLPLDQQLVLVRSCWAPLLMLELAQDRLNFETVETSETSLLQRILTTRRQETTGDEPPSQPTLQPQLVSPPKTEHLPSAAEVQAIKGFLAKCWSLDISTKEYAYLKGTVLFNPDLPGLQCVKYIQGLQWGTQQILSEHIRMTHREHQARFAELNSALFLLRFINANVLAELFFRPIIGTVSMDDMMLEMLCAKL, from the exons ATGGCGGGCGAGGACCACCAGTGGCAGGGCAGCATCCTCTACAACATGCTCATGAGCGCCAAGCAAACGCACGCGACCCCGGTGGCGCCCGACACACGGCTGGGGGGTGCATGCTGGGGCTGCTCGTGTGGCGCCGAGCCCCCAGTGGGCAGAGAGGGGCTGCCGGATGGACGGGCAGTGGCGCTCCTGTACCGCTGCTGCTTTTGTGGTGAAGACCACCCGCGGCAGGGCAGCATCCTCTACAACATGCTCACAAGCGCAAAGCAAACGCAAGAGACTCCAGAAGCGCCCGAGGCACAACTGGGGGGTGCGTGCTGGGGCTGTTCGTGTGGCGCGGAGCCTCCGTTGGGCAGAGAGGGACTCCCGGGTGGGCGGACTACGGTGCTCCTGTACCGCTGCTGCTTTTGCGGTGAAGACCACCCACGGCAGGGCAGCATCCTGTACAGCTTGCTCACCAGCGCAAAGCAAACGCACGTGGCTCCTGAAGCTCCCGAGGCGCGGCCAGGGAGCGCGTGGTGGGACCGCTCTTACTGCGCGCAGAGGCTGGGGGGCAGAGAGGAGTTGCCGGCCGGGCGGGCCATGGCGCTCCTGTACCGCTGCTGCTTTTGCGGGGAAGACCACCCTCGGCAAGCGGGCATCCTCTGCAACATGCCCGCAAGCGCAAAGCAAACGCACGTGGCTCCAGAAGAGCAGCCGGGGGCCCCTTGGTGGGATCCCTCGTGTGGAGCGCAGCGGCGGGTGGCCCTCAAGAGCCCACAGGTGGTTTGCGAGGCAGCCTCGGCAGGCCTGTTGAAGACGCTGCGCTTCGTCAAGTACTTGCCCTGCTTCCAGGTGCTGCCCTTGGACCAGCAGCTGGTGCTGGTGCGCAGCTGCTGGGCGCCGCTACTCATGCTCGAGCTGGCCCAGGACCGCCTTAACTTTGAGACGGTGGAGACCTCGGAGACCAGCCTGCTGCAGAGGATCCTCACCACCAGGCGGCAGGAGACCACGGGCGACGAGCCGCCGTCCCAGCCCACGCTGCAGCCACAGCTCGTGTCGCCGCCCAAGACCGAGCATTTGCCGTCGGCCGCCGAGGTCCAGGCCATCAAGGGCTTCCTTGCAAAGTGCTGGAGCCTGGACATCAGTACCAAGGAGTACGCCTACCTCAAGGGGACCGTGCTGTTTAACCCGG ACCTGCCAGGCCTGCAGTGCGTGAAGTACATCCAGGGACTCCAGTGGGGAACTCAGCAGATACTTAGTGAACATATCCGGATGACACACAGGGAGCATCAGGCCAGATTCGCCGAACTGAACAGCGCTCTCTTCCTGCTGAGATTCATCAACGCCAACGTCCTTGCGGAACTGTTCTTCAGGCCCATCATTGGCACTGTCAGCATGGATGACATGATGCTGGAAATGCTCTGTGCCAAGTTATGA